Proteins encoded together in one uncultured Sphaerochaeta sp. window:
- a CDS encoding TetR/AcrR family transcriptional regulator, producing the protein MAKKSKGTSKAEATKRLIFESALTLFKQKGFNQVSIQQITDYAGTAKGSFYTYFSTKSDIIVQEFWAIDAYYRSIEEEVLKEKDAALELLKFTELQLTYVRDVIGVEMLKVLYANQVSNEGSTKVITDQSRFWHTFIRSIIEEGQRSGEFRKDRESSYLAVLFNRAIRGLFLDWNISSAGFDLVEEGLSYCRNLLIPALLANK; encoded by the coding sequence ATGGCCAAGAAATCAAAGGGGACAAGCAAAGCTGAGGCAACCAAGCGCTTGATATTCGAGAGTGCCCTGACGCTCTTCAAGCAAAAGGGGTTCAACCAGGTCTCCATCCAGCAGATAACCGACTATGCAGGTACTGCAAAGGGGAGTTTTTATACCTACTTCTCCACAAAGAGCGATATCATTGTACAGGAGTTCTGGGCCATTGATGCCTACTATCGAAGTATTGAGGAAGAGGTATTAAAAGAGAAAGATGCAGCGCTCGAGCTTCTAAAATTCACGGAGTTGCAGCTAACCTATGTACGTGATGTTATCGGGGTTGAGATGCTGAAAGTACTCTATGCCAACCAGGTGAGCAACGAGGGTTCCACCAAGGTCATTACCGACCAGTCCCGATTCTGGCATACCTTCATCAGAAGCATCATTGAGGAAGGACAGAGATCAGGTGAGTTCAGGAAGGACAGGGAGAGCTCCTACCTTGCGGTGCTTTTCAATAGGGCCATCAGGGGGCTCTTTCTGGACTGGAACATCAGCTCAGCAGGATTTGACTTGGTTGAAGAGGGATTGTCCTATTGCAGGAATTTGTTGATTCCTGCTTTGTTGGCCAATAAATGA
- a CDS encoding FAD-binding oxidoreductase yields MNTSYTAITPSILEELKVIVGEHNLFTDTERIENYSHDETSREQFSHMPEVVLTPVSTEQISAVMKLADRYTIPVTPRGAGSGLSGGAIPIHGGIVLSVEKMNKVLEIDEANLTVTAEAGIVTNELNERLKQTGLFFAGYPMSLETCFLGGNIAENAGGGKAVKYGVTGRYILGMEVVTPQGEVVQLGGKVTKDVSGYDLKQLYIGSEGTLGIITKATIRLLGVPTSASNLLVPFRTAQDAISVVPLIMKQGIIPTSIEFMDRSSLEMSCSYLNESLPLVGVGAMLLIEIDGTDESQVEHDLIQVGDLCSDHKAMEVYIAEDATTRERIWSIRRNIAEAIKVYSPIQSLEDVVVPIGSIPLVIPRLEQLSSKYNMKIPCYGHAGDGNLHATLVKNPESSMEEWLEMEPRLLSEFYAFIVGELGGKISGEHGIGLKRRSFFKDVTPGAEYQLLCAVKQALDPKNIMNPGKILL; encoded by the coding sequence ATGAATACCAGCTATACAGCAATTACCCCATCCATTCTTGAGGAGCTGAAGGTGATTGTAGGGGAGCATAACCTGTTCACCGACACAGAGCGGATAGAAAATTACAGCCATGACGAGACCAGCAGGGAGCAGTTCAGCCATATGCCGGAGGTAGTGCTTACTCCCGTCTCTACTGAGCAGATCAGTGCGGTCATGAAGTTGGCTGACCGGTACACCATACCGGTAACCCCACGTGGTGCTGGCTCTGGTCTCTCTGGTGGTGCGATTCCAATTCATGGGGGAATTGTGCTCTCGGTGGAGAAGATGAACAAGGTGCTGGAGATTGATGAGGCAAACCTTACCGTGACCGCTGAGGCAGGGATTGTAACCAATGAGCTGAACGAGCGGCTTAAACAGACCGGGCTTTTTTTCGCCGGCTATCCGATGAGTCTGGAGACATGCTTTCTTGGAGGTAATATTGCGGAGAACGCTGGCGGTGGGAAGGCCGTGAAATACGGAGTAACCGGGCGCTATATCCTCGGTATGGAGGTCGTTACTCCCCAGGGAGAAGTGGTCCAATTGGGAGGAAAGGTGACCAAGGATGTCAGTGGGTATGATCTCAAGCAACTGTACATCGGTTCAGAGGGGACCCTTGGCATTATCACCAAGGCAACCATCAGACTCCTTGGCGTGCCCACCTCTGCCTCTAATCTCTTGGTTCCTTTTAGGACTGCCCAGGATGCCATCTCTGTCGTTCCCCTGATTATGAAACAAGGGATCATCCCCACCAGTATTGAGTTTATGGACAGAAGTTCTCTCGAGATGTCCTGCTCGTATCTGAATGAGAGTCTTCCTCTTGTGGGAGTGGGGGCGATGCTGCTCATTGAGATTGATGGTACTGATGAAAGCCAGGTTGAACATGATCTCATCCAGGTTGGTGATCTCTGTTCCGATCATAAGGCGATGGAAGTCTATATTGCAGAGGACGCCACAACCAGGGAGAGAATCTGGTCCATTAGGCGGAATATTGCCGAGGCCATCAAGGTCTACAGTCCTATTCAGAGTCTGGAAGATGTGGTTGTTCCCATTGGCTCCATTCCTTTGGTCATTCCCCGTCTTGAGCAGCTCTCCAGCAAATACAACATGAAAATTCCTTGTTATGGCCACGCCGGAGATGGTAACCTTCATGCAACACTGGTGAAGAATCCCGAAAGTTCCATGGAGGAGTGGTTGGAGATGGAACCACGGTTGCTTTCCGAGTTCTATGCATTTATCGTAGGGGAGCTTGGGGGGAAGATCAGCGGGGAGCATGGTATTGGGCTGAAGAGGAGGTCGTTCTTCAAGGACGTGACTCCAGGGGCGGAGTACCAGTTACTGTGTGCAGTCAAGCAGGCGCTTGACCCAAAGAATATCATGAATCCTGGGAAGATTCTCCTATAA